A portion of the Bulleidia sp. zg-1006 genome contains these proteins:
- a CDS encoding phage holin family protein, translating to MSFFVHLAAKVFSLWLMEYLFHLVKFRSFGKLIVTAFVLMVLNSVLKPILHFLALPITILTIGLFALVINGIVVYVAFRLSEVQINDFSTAIIIGILLTIVDVIMAVK from the coding sequence ATGTCATTTTTTGTTCATCTGGCGGCTAAGGTGTTCTCCCTTTGGCTAATGGAATATTTGTTTCATTTGGTGAAATTTAGAAGCTTTGGAAAGTTAATCGTCACTGCATTTGTGCTAATGGTGTTAAATAGTGTTTTAAAACCAATTCTGCATTTTTTGGCACTACCCATTACAATCTTGACAATTGGCTTATTTGCACTTGTGATTAATGGAATTGTGGTATATGTAGCGTTTCGTCTATCAGAGGTTCAGATTAATGACTTTTCAACAGCGATTATAATTGGAATTTTATTGACAATTGTAGACGTTATCATGGCTGTTAAATAA